In Paenibacillus guangzhouensis, a single window of DNA contains:
- a CDS encoding HAD-IIB family hydrolase, giving the protein MKFVFDLDGTICYKGKPLSLNMVDCLDRLAHEGHELIFASARPIRDLLPVLPDHLRHCSLVGGNGGFVQREGRLLSVSYLEKNIADHLLQLIRKYEATYLIDSDWDYCYTGTSDHPIRQNLDPSNTARNLALNELSGMVKIVILQSTNFDRLYAELGALPVAIYLHGNEKIIDISPKGIDKWTGLQKLGVQCDQFVAFGNDANDVPMFERAYRSVCVGNHARLLTVSTDCVACEEGAVIRKIEEMAAILRLERDQALVR; this is encoded by the coding sequence ATGAAATTCGTGTTTGATCTGGATGGAACGATCTGCTACAAAGGAAAACCGCTAAGCCTGAACATGGTCGATTGCCTTGACCGCCTTGCTCATGAAGGACATGAGCTGATTTTTGCTTCGGCAAGGCCGATACGTGATCTATTGCCCGTACTGCCCGATCATCTCCGGCACTGCTCCTTGGTTGGAGGAAATGGAGGATTTGTACAGCGAGAAGGCCGCTTGTTGTCTGTTTCTTATCTGGAAAAGAATATCGCCGACCATCTCTTGCAGCTCATACGAAAATATGAAGCTACATATTTGATCGACAGTGACTGGGATTATTGTTATACAGGAACTTCTGACCACCCGATACGCCAAAACCTGGACCCGTCTAACACGGCTCGAAACCTTGCGCTGAACGAGTTATCTGGGATGGTCAAAATCGTCATTCTGCAAAGCACGAATTTCGATCGCTTGTACGCGGAGCTCGGTGCATTGCCTGTAGCTATTTACTTGCATGGGAACGAGAAAATCATTGATATCAGCCCGAAAGGAATCGATAAATGGACAGGACTGCAGAAGCTGGGTGTTCAGTGTGATCAATTCGTTGCTTTTGGGAACGATGCTAACGACGTACCGATGTTCGAGCGAGCCTATCGCTCCGTATGCGTGGGGAATCATGCAAGGCTTCTAACCGTGTCGACCGATTGCGTTGCGTGCGAAGAAGGCGCGGTAATAAGGAAGATCGAGGAGATGGCAGCAATCTTGCGGCTGGAACGTGATCAAGCTCTAGTAAGATAG